Proteins co-encoded in one Callospermophilus lateralis isolate mCalLat2 unplaced genomic scaffold, mCalLat2.hap1 Scaffold_1712, whole genome shotgun sequence genomic window:
- the LOC143385747 gene encoding LOW QUALITY PROTEIN: uncharacterized protein LOC143385747 (The sequence of the model RefSeq protein was modified relative to this genomic sequence to represent the inferred CDS: inserted 1 base in 1 codon) has product MNVRLVLAGPGAMRSTERMSGLPRRRKMTSVAFEDVAVNFTQEEWALLEPSQKNLYIDVMREVLRNLASIGDTWEDQNMEYQNTNTKRDVRPIISHSANQPYEKEECGGKLYECKEKRKSSISLTSVQCQMSEHTVNGPNGGLTCGREFSCSRCFQKYQPSHTGEQPPGCKHCGGAITISNNLQMHEQTPPGETTYRCKQCGKAFTHSYSLQKHKRNHTSKKLHECKECGKAFIKFSYLRIHKRTHTGEKPYECKQCGKAFPSSSKLRKHERIHTGEKCYECKECGKVCTCYSELQIHERTHTGEKPYECKQCGKAYARISRLHSHEKTHTGEKPYECKQCGKAFATSGNLQIHGRTHTGEKPYECKQCGKAFISSTAHQIHKRIHTGEKPYECKQCGKAFIRSSALRSHERTHTGEKPYECQQCGKAFTRLSYLHAHERTHTGEKPYECKQCGKTFTHFSTFYSHERAHSGEKPYECEQCGKAFIDSSSLHSHERTHTKPYECQQCGKAFTRLSYLHSHERIHTGEKPYECKQCGKAFRHSSSFRLHERAHNGEKPYECKQCGKAFRHSSSFHLHERAHNGEKAYECKRCGKGFIYSSSLHSHERIHDGEKPYECKQCGKAFNYSSSLRSHERIHTGERPYECQQCGKAFTRSSYLHSHERTHAGEKPYEXKQCGKVFTCSSELQVHEQTHLAEKPYECKQCGKAFTQASSLHSHEQTHTGEKPYECQQCGKAFTHSSTLCSHEQTHNGEKPCKCKECGKAFTVLAYLQKYKTNSY; this is encoded by the exons GTGCTATGAGGTCCACAGAAAGGATGTCAGGTCTCCCCAGAAGGCGGAAAATG ACCTCAGTGGCCTTTGAGGATGTGGCTGTGAACTTCACCCAGGAAGAGTGGGCTTTGCTGGAACCTTCCCAGAAGAATCTCTACATAGATGTGATGCGGGAAGTCCTTAGAAACCTGGCTTCTATAG GAGACACATGGGAGGACCAGAACATGGAATATCAGAACACAAATACCAAGAGAGATGTAAG GCCCATCATATCTCACTCTGCAAACCAACCATATGAGAAGGAGGAGTGTGGCGGAAAGCTATATGAATGTAAAGAGAAGAGAAAATCCTCCATTTCTCTCACAAGTGTTCAATGCCAGATGTCAGAGCACACTGTAAATGGACCTAATGGAGGTCTGACATGTGGAAGAGAGTTCAGTTGTTCCAGGTGTTTTCAAAAatatcaaccatctcatactGGAGAGCAGCCACCTGGATGTAAGCATTGTGGAGGCGCCATTACTATTTCAAATAACCTTCAAATGCATGAACAAACTCCTCCTGGAGAGACGACTTACAGATGTAAgcagtgtgggaaagccttcactcATTCATATTCTCTTCAAAAACATAAACGAAATCATACAAGTAAGAAGCTCCatgaatgtaaagaatgtggtaaAGCCTTCATTAAATTCTCCTACCTTCGAATACATAAacgaactcatactggagagaagccctatgaatgtaaacagTGTGGTAAAGCCTTTCCTTCATCCAGTAAACTTCGTAAGCATGAAAGAATTCACACTGGGGAAAAGTGCTatgaatgtaaagaatgtggtaaAGTCTGCACATGTTACTCTGAACTTCAAATACATGAACGAACTCACACAGGAGAAAAGCcgtatgaatgtaagcagtgtggcaaggCTTATGCTCGGATTTCTCGCCTTCACTCACATGAaaaaactcatactggagagaagccctatgaatgtaaacagTGTGGGAAAGCCTTCGCTACATCTGGTAACCTTCAAATACATGGaagaactcatactggagagaagccttatgagtgtaaacaatgtgggaaagcctttatTTCTTCCACTGCCCATCAAATACATAAACGAATTCATacaggagagaagccctatgaatgtaagcagtgtggcaaagccttcatTCGATCCTCTGCCCTTCGCTCACATGAaagaactcatactggagagaagccctatgaatgtcaacAATGTGGTAAAGCCTTTACTCGGTTATCTTATCTTCATGCACATGAACgaactcatactggagaaaagccctatgaatgtaagcagtgtggcaaaacCTTCACTCATTTCTCTACCTTTTACTCACATGAAAGAGCCCAtagtggagagaagccctatgaatgtgagcagtgtggcaaagccttcatTGATTCCTCTAGCCTTCATTCACATGAACGAACTCATACaaagccctatgaatgtcaacAATGTGGTAAAGCCTTCACTCGGTTATCTTACCTTCATTCACATGaacgaattcatactggagagaagccctatgaatgtaagcaatgTGGCAAAGCCTTCAGACATTCCTCTAGCTTTCGCTTACATGAAAGAGCTCAtaatggagagaagccctatgaatgtaagcaatgTGGCAAAGCCTTCAGACATTCCTCTAGCTTTCACTTACACGAAAGAGCTCATAATGGAGAGAAGGCTTATGAATGTAAGCGGTGTGGCAAAGGCTTCATTTATTCCTCTAGCCTTCACTCACATGAAAGAATTCAtgatggagagaagccctatgaatgtaagcagtgtggcaaagccttcaaTTATTCCTCTAGCCTTCGCTCACATGaacgaattcatactggagagaggcCCTATGAATGTCAACAGTGTGGTAAAGCCTTTACTCGGTCATCTTACCTTCACTCACATGAACGAACTCatgctggagagaagccctatg tgaaaCAATGTGGTAAAGTCTTCACTTGTTCCTCTGAACTTCAGGTTCATGAACAAACTCATCTTGCAGAGAAGCCATATGAATGTAaacagtgtggcaaagccttcactcAGGCCTCTAGCCTTCACTCACATGAacaaactcatactggagagaagccctatgaatgtcaacaatgtggcaaagccttcactcATTCCTCTACTCTTTGCTCACATGAACAAACTCATAATGGAGAGAAGCCCTGTAAATgcaaagaatgtggaaaagccttcacTGTATTAGCTTACcttcaaaaatataaaacaaattcaTACTag